A window of Mucilaginibacter paludis DSM 18603 contains these coding sequences:
- a CDS encoding ExbD/TolR family protein, with the protein MAELDTSGGGKHKGGKKVRSKKASTRVDMTPMVDLAFLLITFFILTTTLLKPKAMELAMPDKTEQHDQLPVPASRTMTVLLGSNNKLEWYMGEPGKSAPTVDNFGKEGLRKALLDNYDKVKKESGGKEMIVLIKPSDKSNYANLVAALDELNITNIQEHAIVDIMPVEVEELKKQGLYQ; encoded by the coding sequence ATGGCAGAATTAGACACCTCCGGCGGGGGGAAACATAAAGGTGGCAAGAAGGTAAGGTCGAAAAAAGCTTCAACCCGTGTTGATATGACACCAATGGTTGATTTGGCCTTTTTGCTGATCACCTTCTTCATTTTGACAACTACGCTCTTAAAGCCTAAAGCAATGGAGTTGGCGATGCCCGATAAAACGGAGCAGCATGACCAATTGCCTGTACCGGCTTCAAGAACCATGACGGTTTTGTTAGGTTCAAACAACAAATTGGAATGGTATATGGGAGAGCCTGGAAAATCGGCCCCTACTGTTGATAATTTTGGTAAAGAGGGCTTACGCAAAGCTTTGCTTGATAACTATGATAAGGTAAAAAAGGAGTCGGGCGGCAAGGAAATGATCGTTTTGATCAAACCGAGTGACAAATCAAACTATGCTAATTTGGTAGCAGCTTTAGACGAACTGAATATCACCAACATCCAGGAACATGCTATCGTTGATATCATGCCAGTGGAAGTTGAGGAACTTAAAAAGCAAGGGCTTTATCAATAG
- a CDS encoding ExbD/TolR family protein encodes MTAMCDVAFLLLTFFIMTAKFKAEDPVPVAIPSYSKTVVLPEDNIATITVGSGKVFFGVEGVNIRASILEEMGKQYNITFTPQEKAVFVSLPTFGIPMGQLKTYLNLEPEKMKAFPTPGIPTDSVSNELYNWIHKAREADKALNNKSLRITIKGDSKEEYPTIGRIIAILQKQEVNKFSLITAPKGAQ; translated from the coding sequence ATGACCGCCATGTGCGATGTTGCATTTCTATTGCTGACCTTTTTCATCATGACAGCCAAGTTTAAAGCGGAAGATCCGGTTCCTGTGGCTATACCTTCGTACTCTAAAACAGTTGTATTGCCTGAAGACAATATAGCCACAATAACAGTAGGTAGCGGTAAAGTTTTCTTTGGAGTTGAGGGCGTTAACATTCGCGCTTCAATTTTAGAGGAAATGGGCAAGCAATATAATATCACTTTTACGCCACAAGAAAAGGCGGTATTTGTTTCTTTGCCAACTTTTGGAATTCCTATGGGTCAGTTGAAAACTTACCTGAATTTGGAACCGGAAAAAATGAAAGCGTTTCCAACGCCCGGAATTCCTACTGATTCTGTAAGTAATGAGTTATACAACTGGATCCATAAGGCCCGTGAGGCCGATAAGGCTCTAAATAACAAAAGCTTGCGTATCACTATAAAAGGCGATAGTAAAGAAGAGTATCCAACCATCGGACGGATCATAGCGATTTTACAAAAGCAAGAAGTTAACAAGTTTAGTTTAATTACAGCGCCTAAAGGAGCACAATAA